In a single window of the Streptomyces sp. CGMCC 4.7035 genome:
- a CDS encoding LLM class F420-dependent oxidoreductase, translating to MPRPFRFGVNLLEPAPADEWRAKCRRAEELGYDVILVPDHLGWPAPFPALVAAAEATERPRVGTFVLNAGFWNPTLLAREVATTDALTGGRLELGLGTGYVPAEHDKAGLPYGSAKERVDHLRRTVEELDRLLGSDEHRPQPVQKPRVPVLIGANGDRMLKLTAEHADIAAFTGARSVPGSATGQLVPIAAEELDERVALYQEFAAGREEPAELNLLIQMVAVTDDPESAVRPLLGRLPDLTADQALALPIMLVGTLEQVVEQVRGRRERYGFSYLTVLEPYMEAFAPVIEALRGE from the coding sequence ATGCCGCGCCCGTTCCGTTTCGGGGTCAATCTGCTCGAACCCGCGCCGGCCGATGAATGGCGCGCCAAGTGCCGCCGGGCCGAGGAGCTCGGCTACGACGTGATCCTCGTCCCCGACCATCTCGGCTGGCCGGCGCCGTTCCCGGCGCTGGTCGCGGCGGCGGAGGCGACCGAGCGTCCCCGGGTGGGCACGTTCGTGCTCAACGCGGGCTTCTGGAACCCGACGCTGCTGGCCCGCGAGGTGGCCACGACGGACGCGCTGACCGGCGGTCGGCTGGAACTCGGCCTCGGCACCGGATACGTACCGGCCGAGCACGACAAGGCGGGCCTGCCGTACGGCTCGGCGAAGGAACGCGTGGACCATCTGCGGCGTACGGTCGAGGAGCTGGACCGGCTGCTCGGCTCGGACGAGCACCGGCCGCAACCCGTGCAGAAGCCGCGGGTGCCGGTACTGATCGGCGCCAACGGCGACCGGATGCTGAAGCTCACCGCCGAGCACGCCGACATCGCGGCGTTCACGGGGGCGCGTTCGGTGCCCGGGAGCGCGACCGGGCAGCTGGTGCCGATCGCCGCCGAGGAACTCGACGAGCGCGTCGCCCTGTACCAGGAGTTCGCGGCGGGCCGCGAGGAACCGGCCGAGCTGAACCTGCTCATCCAGATGGTCGCGGTCACCGATGACCCCGAGAGCGCGGTCCGGCCACTGCTGGGCCGCCTGCCGGACCTGACCGCCGACCAGGCTCTGGCGCTGCCCATCATGCTGGTCGGCACCCTGGAGCAGGTGGTCGAGCAGGTGCGGGGGCGGCGTGAGCGGTACGGGTTCTCGTACCTGACCGTGCTGGAGCCGTACATGGAGGCGTTCGCGCCGGTGATCGAGGCGCTGCGCGGCGAGTAG
- a CDS encoding GNAT family N-acetyltransferase, with product MKDLRIRAAGPEDLDTVLAFWKTAAEGTSISDDRDGVERLVARDPEALILAEQGGELVGTVIAGFDGWRCHLYRLAVHPGRRRRGIGSTLLAAAEERFVRLGGRRGDAMVLQRNETAHHAWRAAGYTPEEHWRRWVKPLAN from the coding sequence ATGAAGGATCTTCGGATACGGGCCGCCGGGCCCGAGGACCTCGACACCGTGCTGGCCTTCTGGAAGACCGCCGCCGAGGGCACGAGCATCAGCGACGACCGGGACGGCGTGGAGCGGCTCGTCGCCCGCGACCCCGAGGCGCTGATCCTCGCCGAGCAGGGCGGCGAGCTGGTCGGCACGGTGATCGCGGGCTTCGACGGCTGGCGCTGCCATCTGTACCGGCTCGCGGTGCACCCCGGTCGGCGCCGTCGCGGGATCGGCTCGACGCTCCTGGCCGCCGCGGAGGAGCGGTTCGTACGGCTCGGGGGGCGCCGCGGGGACGCGATGGTGCTACAGCGCAACGAGACCGCCCATCATGCCTGGCGGGCCGCCGGGTACACGCCCGAGGAGCACTGGCGGCGCTGGGTGAAGCCCCTCGCGAACTGA
- a CDS encoding hemolysin family protein: MTEVLLLLVAVLLSLACGGFVAAEFSLTTVERSELEHAAARGERGAQGALKAVRNLTFQLSGAQLGITVTNLVVGMLSEPSIAKLIAGPLQSLGMSRSTSTTVALVIGTGLSTVFLMVVGELVPKNWAISSPLAVARRVGTPQRWFSAAFRPFITHLNNTANHFVRRFGIEPAEELASARGPQELVALARHSAKEGALEPDTAELFVRTLNLADLTAENVMTPRVQVVALDVQATCEDVANATRATGLSRFPVYRGNLDSVVGIAHIKDVLTVPADERPLRQVSQVTREPLFVPESLTVDRLLDRLSGKNTMAVVIDEYGGTAGVATLEDIVEEVVGEVRDEHDPHETSDLAPAGTDDAGLTLYSADGSARVDQLARVGLRVPEGPYETLAGLIATELGRIPAKGDSIEVAGWRLDVVDASGRRAARVLMHAPPAADAEEEGKR; the protein is encoded by the coding sequence ATGACCGAAGTCCTCCTGCTGCTGGTGGCGGTCCTGCTCTCGCTCGCCTGCGGTGGCTTCGTCGCGGCGGAGTTCTCGCTCACCACGGTCGAGCGCAGCGAGCTGGAACACGCCGCTGCGCGTGGTGAGCGCGGTGCGCAGGGCGCCCTCAAGGCCGTACGGAATCTGACGTTCCAGCTTTCCGGTGCCCAGCTCGGCATCACGGTCACCAACCTGGTGGTCGGCATGCTCTCCGAGCCGTCGATCGCCAAGCTGATCGCGGGCCCGCTTCAGTCGCTGGGCATGTCGCGCTCCACGTCCACAACCGTCGCCCTCGTCATCGGCACCGGCCTGTCGACCGTGTTCCTGATGGTGGTCGGCGAGCTGGTGCCCAAGAACTGGGCGATCTCCTCACCGCTGGCCGTGGCCAGACGCGTGGGCACTCCGCAGCGCTGGTTCAGCGCCGCGTTCCGCCCGTTCATCACGCATCTGAACAACACGGCCAACCATTTCGTCCGCCGCTTCGGGATCGAACCGGCCGAGGAGCTGGCCTCCGCACGCGGTCCACAGGAGCTGGTGGCGCTCGCCCGGCACTCCGCGAAGGAGGGCGCCCTGGAGCCGGACACCGCCGAGCTGTTCGTCCGCACCCTCAATCTCGCCGACCTGACCGCCGAGAACGTGATGACCCCGCGTGTCCAGGTCGTCGCCCTCGATGTCCAGGCGACCTGCGAGGACGTGGCGAACGCGACGCGCGCTACGGGTCTGTCCCGCTTCCCCGTCTATCGCGGCAACCTGGACTCGGTCGTCGGCATCGCCCACATCAAGGACGTCCTGACCGTGCCCGCCGACGAACGGCCCCTCCGTCAGGTGTCGCAGGTGACGCGCGAACCCCTGTTCGTCCCCGAGTCCCTCACCGTCGACCGGCTGCTGGACCGGCTCTCCGGCAAGAACACCATGGCCGTGGTCATCGACGAGTACGGCGGCACCGCCGGGGTCGCCACGCTGGAGGACATCGTCGAGGAGGTCGTCGGCGAGGTACGGGACGAGCACGACCCGCACGAGACATCCGACCTGGCGCCCGCCGGCACCGACGATGCCGGCCTGACCCTGTACTCGGCCGACGGCTCCGCTCGCGTCGACCAGCTCGCACGGGTCGGACTGCGGGTGCCCGAGGGCCCGTACGAGACGCTGGCCGGTCTCATCGCCACGGAACTCGGCCGCATACCGGCCAAGGGCGACAGCATCGAGGTCGCCGGGTGGCGCCTCGACGTGGTCGACGCGTCGGGCCGCCGGGCCGCGCGCGTGCTCATGCACGCGCCGCCCGCCGCCGACGCCGAGGAGGAGGGGAAGCGGTGA
- a CDS encoding hemolysin family protein — protein MTVVQLLIGLLTLVANAFFVGAEFALISVRRSQIEPHAEAGDRRARSVLWGLEHVSALLAAAQLGITLCTLVLGVVAEPAIEHLLEPVFHAVGIPESAGRAVSFVIALALATYLHMLLGEMVPKNIALAEPVRLALLLGPPLVALSRTLRPVIFTVNTFANGLLALLRVETKTEVTATFSDDELARLVKDSGDAGLIDDRARERLHDALELGRRPVRDVVVPLERAVYARVGITPEQLERLSAESRFSRFPVVDEGRRIVGYLHVKDALDASPRDKPFRLRDMRPIARVRENTPLDDVLTAMRGSRTHLAAVLGADGRLAGLVTMEDVLRELFGQPV, from the coding sequence GTGACCGTCGTACAGCTGCTGATCGGTCTGCTGACGCTCGTCGCGAACGCCTTCTTCGTCGGCGCCGAGTTCGCGCTGATCTCCGTGCGCCGCAGCCAGATCGAGCCGCACGCCGAGGCGGGCGACCGGCGGGCGCGCAGCGTCCTGTGGGGTCTGGAGCACGTGTCGGCGCTGCTGGCGGCCGCACAGCTGGGCATCACCCTGTGCACCCTGGTCCTCGGTGTGGTCGCGGAGCCCGCGATCGAACATCTGCTGGAACCGGTGTTCCACGCGGTGGGCATCCCGGAGAGCGCGGGCCGCGCCGTGTCGTTCGTGATCGCGCTGGCCCTGGCGACGTATCTGCACATGCTGCTCGGCGAGATGGTGCCGAAGAACATCGCGCTCGCGGAACCGGTGCGCCTGGCGCTGCTGCTCGGCCCGCCGCTGGTCGCCCTGTCCCGGACGCTGCGCCCGGTGATCTTCACCGTGAACACCTTCGCGAACGGTCTGCTCGCGCTGTTGCGGGTGGAGACGAAGACCGAGGTCACGGCCACGTTCTCGGACGACGAACTGGCACGCCTCGTCAAGGACTCCGGCGACGCGGGACTCATCGACGACCGTGCGCGGGAGCGGCTCCACGACGCCCTGGAACTGGGCCGTCGGCCCGTGCGCGACGTGGTGGTACCGCTGGAACGCGCTGTCTACGCGCGCGTGGGCATCACTCCGGAGCAGTTGGAGCGCCTGTCGGCCGAGTCCCGGTTCTCGCGCTTCCCCGTCGTGGACGAGGGCCGGCGGATCGTCGGCTATCTGCATGTCAAGGACGCGCTGGACGCGTCACCACGGGACAAACCGTTCCGGCTGCGGGACATGCGCCCCATCGCGCGGGTCCGGGAGAACACGCCACTGGACGACGTACTCACGGCCATGCGCGGCAGCCGTACGCACCTGGCAGCGGTCCTGGGCGCAGACGGACGACTGGCGGGGCTGGTGACGATGGAAGACGTGCTGCGGGAGCTGTTCGGGCAGCCGGTTTGA
- a CDS encoding GDSL-type esterase/lipase family protein: MQTKPTYTSLVAVGDSFTEGMSDLLPDGTYRGWADVLASRMAARTPEFRYANLAVRGKLIRQIVDEQVDLAAAMRPDVITLVGGLNDTLRPKCDMGRVRDLLTEAVERLAPSCEQLVLMRSPGRQGPVLERFRPRMEELFTCVDELAARHGALVVDLYGAPSLADPRLWDVDRLHLTAEGHRRVAEAVWQTLGYEAEDTEWRTPLPPTAPPNWLARRTADVRFTRQHLLPWIGRRLTGRSSGDGRTGAQVSAELGKAFWVTPADHTNPGPVTDWRQVSP, encoded by the coding sequence ATGCAGACGAAACCCACGTACACCAGCCTGGTCGCGGTCGGCGACTCCTTCACCGAGGGCATGTCGGATCTGCTCCCCGACGGTACGTACCGCGGCTGGGCCGATGTCCTCGCAAGCCGGATGGCCGCACGGACACCAGAATTCCGCTATGCCAACCTCGCCGTGCGCGGCAAGCTGATCCGGCAGATCGTCGACGAGCAGGTGGACCTCGCCGCGGCGATGCGGCCCGATGTGATCACACTGGTCGGCGGACTCAACGACACGCTGCGACCCAAGTGCGACATGGGCCGCGTCAGGGACCTGTTGACGGAGGCCGTGGAGCGGCTCGCCCCCTCGTGCGAACAGCTCGTCCTGATGCGCAGCCCCGGCCGCCAGGGCCCGGTTCTCGAACGCTTCCGCCCCCGTATGGAGGAGCTGTTCACCTGCGTCGACGAGCTGGCCGCGCGGCACGGCGCGCTCGTGGTCGACCTGTACGGGGCGCCGTCGCTCGCCGACCCGCGCCTGTGGGACGTGGACCGGCTGCATCTGACGGCCGAAGGACACCGCCGGGTGGCGGAGGCCGTGTGGCAGACGCTGGGGTACGAGGCGGAGGATACGGAGTGGCGCACACCGCTCCCGCCCACCGCGCCGCCGAACTGGCTCGCCCGCAGGACCGCGGACGTCCGCTTCACCCGGCAGCACCTGCTGCCCTGGATAGGACGGCGGCTGACGGGCCGCTCATCGGGGGACGGCCGGACAGGCGCCCAGGTGAGCGCTGAGCTGGGCAAAGCTTTCTGGGTCACCCCTGCGGACCACACAAACCCCGGCCCTGTGACGGACTGGCGACAGGTGTCGCCCTAA
- a CDS encoding M1 family metallopeptidase yields the protein MLFTALGGGMSDASAAPGQGLSTAAATPDRARYDVVLRSDADGSHWTGRQRVSFRNGSDQPLREVYLRLWGNGEDKCGTPAAPSPVTVTRVRGGTPNHLGVNCTALRIALPRPLARNMRTSIAFDVSITVPDRNARFGHDGAYRFLGNALPVLAVHDTKGWHLDPYVSVGESFYALTSDFRVRLDHPSSLKVPATGHTRTFPGRAGRTVTLSVAERVRDFAWAAGPFRMATDTTAGGVLVKSYWAPDTPAAGVHVNRVDAVAAIDRFGREFGRYPYDEIDLVMTSQFGGGMEYPGLVLLGTTEEGGAAVHEVAHQWWYGIVGNDEYSSPWLDESFAQYANARFYGWDTRDCWSDVYWPDDNISLTGSMAYWSQHPGTYHLIYTAGPCALADLERTVGSGTMARLLKRYAKDHWYGVSTTADFKKAAQSMTDKDLAPFWEARHIW from the coding sequence ATGCTGTTCACGGCACTGGGCGGCGGTATGAGTGATGCGAGCGCGGCGCCGGGACAGGGATTATCCACGGCCGCCGCGACGCCCGATCGCGCTCGCTACGACGTGGTCCTGCGATCCGACGCCGACGGCAGCCACTGGACGGGACGGCAGCGGGTGTCGTTCCGGAACGGGTCCGATCAGCCTCTGCGCGAGGTGTACCTACGTCTGTGGGGCAACGGCGAGGACAAATGCGGTACGCCCGCTGCGCCCTCTCCCGTCACGGTGACGAGGGTACGCGGTGGCACACCGAACCATCTCGGTGTGAACTGCACAGCTCTGCGTATAGCGCTACCGAGGCCGCTCGCGCGCAATATGCGGACGTCCATCGCCTTCGACGTCTCGATCACTGTGCCGGACCGTAATGCCCGCTTCGGCCACGATGGCGCCTACCGCTTCCTCGGCAACGCGCTGCCGGTGCTCGCCGTGCATGACACGAAGGGGTGGCATCTCGACCCCTACGTGTCGGTCGGCGAGAGCTTCTACGCCCTGACCAGCGACTTCCGTGTCCGACTCGACCACCCGTCGTCCCTGAAGGTGCCGGCGACCGGCCACACCCGAACGTTCCCTGGTCGCGCCGGCCGTACGGTCACGCTCAGCGTCGCGGAGCGAGTGCGGGACTTCGCCTGGGCGGCGGGCCCGTTTCGCATGGCGACCGATACCACGGCCGGGGGAGTGCTCGTGAAGTCGTACTGGGCGCCCGACACCCCTGCCGCGGGCGTGCACGTCAACCGCGTGGATGCTGTCGCCGCGATCGACCGGTTCGGCCGGGAGTTCGGCCGTTACCCGTACGACGAGATCGACCTCGTGATGACCAGCCAGTTCGGCGGTGGCATGGAGTATCCCGGCCTCGTCCTCCTCGGCACCACCGAAGAAGGCGGCGCCGCCGTCCACGAGGTGGCGCACCAGTGGTGGTACGGCATCGTCGGCAACGACGAGTACTCCTCACCGTGGCTGGATGAAAGCTTCGCTCAGTACGCCAATGCCCGCTTCTACGGCTGGGACACCCGCGACTGCTGGTCGGACGTCTACTGGCCCGACGACAACATCTCGCTGACCGGCTCCATGGCCTACTGGTCGCAACACCCCGGCACATATCACCTCATCTACACAGCCGGGCCCTGCGCCCTGGCCGATCTGGAACGCACAGTCGGTTCCGGCACCATGGCCCGACTGCTCAAGCGTTACGCCAAGGACCATTGGTACGGCGTGTCCACCACCGCTGACTTCAAGAAGGCCGCCCAGTCCATGACGGACAAGGACCTCGCCCCCTTCTGGGAGGCACGCCACATCTGGTGA